In one Populus nigra chromosome 12, ddPopNigr1.1, whole genome shotgun sequence genomic region, the following are encoded:
- the LOC133670011 gene encoding uncharacterized protein LOC133670011 isoform X1 has protein sequence MTPSNLAGQFGDTTYTKVFVGGLAWETQKETMKKYFEQFGEILEAVVIADKATGRSKGYGFVTFREPDAAMRACVDASPVIDGRRANCNLASLGVQRSKPSTPKHGAAGRNFRVMSSFQTGFGGGVGTAFPSAASFPHYAIQQGIPYNVYGYSSYSPDYTYPASYYNMYGGATAQYPMYGTGHGGMMNGAAAAFYPYLQFGEGSTGGATSYSNTSGQSYGVQYPHHLFQYSSINSTTGGYPQHYGAPMSLAPTAALPSGVTMALQAPPIPHR, from the exons ATGACTCCCTCAAATTTGGCAGGTCAGTTTGGTGACACAACTTATACTAAGGTATTTGTTGGAGGGTTGGCATGGGAAACACAAAAGGAGACCATGAAGAAATATTTTGAGCAGTTTGGTGAGATCTTGGAGGCTGTTGTCATCGCTGATAAGGCCACTGGCAGATCCAAAGGCTATGGATTT GTAACTTTTCGGGAACCTGATGCAGCCATGAGGGCTTGTGTGGATGCTTCTCCGGTGATAGATGGGAGAAGAGCTAATTGTAATCTTGCATCTTTGGGTGTTCAGAGATCCAAACCCTCTACCCCAAAGCATG GAGCAGCAGGAAGGAACTTTAGGGTGATGAGCTCTTTTCAGACAGGGTTTGGAGGTGGCGTGGGAACAGCTTTTCCTTCAGCTGCGTCCTTCCCTCATTATGCCATCCAACAAGGGATACCGTATAATGTTTATGG GTACTCTTCATACTCGCCAGACTACACATACCCAGCG AGCTACTACAATATGTATGGAGGGGCAACTGCCCAGTACCCTATGTATGGAACTGGGCATGGTGGAATGATGAATGGTGCGGCTGCAGCCTTTTACCCCTATCTCCAATTTGGAGAAGGGAGTACTGGAGGAGCCACCAGCTACAGCAACACTTCTGGGCAGAGCTATGGTGTCCAGTACCCACACCACCTGTTTCAGTATTCATCCATTAATTCAACTACTGGAGGATATCCACAACATTATGGTGCACCTATGTCTCTTGCCCCAACTGCAGCCTTGCCATCAG GCGTGACCATGGCTCTACAAGCTCCACCAATTCCTCATCGCTAG
- the LOC133670011 gene encoding uncharacterized protein LOC133670011 isoform X2, which translates to MTPSNLAGQFGDTTYTKVFVGGLAWETQKETMKKYFEQFGEILEAVVIADKATGRSKGYGFVTFREPDAAMRACVDASPVIDGRRANCNLASLGVQRSKPSTPKHAGRNFRVMSSFQTGFGGGVGTAFPSAASFPHYAIQQGIPYNVYGYSSYSPDYTYPASYYNMYGGATAQYPMYGTGHGGMMNGAAAAFYPYLQFGEGSTGGATSYSNTSGQSYGVQYPHHLFQYSSINSTTGGYPQHYGAPMSLAPTAALPSGVTMALQAPPIPHR; encoded by the exons ATGACTCCCTCAAATTTGGCAGGTCAGTTTGGTGACACAACTTATACTAAGGTATTTGTTGGAGGGTTGGCATGGGAAACACAAAAGGAGACCATGAAGAAATATTTTGAGCAGTTTGGTGAGATCTTGGAGGCTGTTGTCATCGCTGATAAGGCCACTGGCAGATCCAAAGGCTATGGATTT GTAACTTTTCGGGAACCTGATGCAGCCATGAGGGCTTGTGTGGATGCTTCTCCGGTGATAGATGGGAGAAGAGCTAATTGTAATCTTGCATCTTTGGGTGTTCAGAGATCCAAACCCTCTACCCCAAAGCATG CAGGAAGGAACTTTAGGGTGATGAGCTCTTTTCAGACAGGGTTTGGAGGTGGCGTGGGAACAGCTTTTCCTTCAGCTGCGTCCTTCCCTCATTATGCCATCCAACAAGGGATACCGTATAATGTTTATGG GTACTCTTCATACTCGCCAGACTACACATACCCAGCG AGCTACTACAATATGTATGGAGGGGCAACTGCCCAGTACCCTATGTATGGAACTGGGCATGGTGGAATGATGAATGGTGCGGCTGCAGCCTTTTACCCCTATCTCCAATTTGGAGAAGGGAGTACTGGAGGAGCCACCAGCTACAGCAACACTTCTGGGCAGAGCTATGGTGTCCAGTACCCACACCACCTGTTTCAGTATTCATCCATTAATTCAACTACTGGAGGATATCCACAACATTATGGTGCACCTATGTCTCTTGCCCCAACTGCAGCCTTGCCATCAG GCGTGACCATGGCTCTACAAGCTCCACCAATTCCTCATCGCTAG
- the LOC133670011 gene encoding uncharacterized protein LOC133670011 isoform X3, giving the protein MTPSNLAGQFGDTTYTKVFVGGLAWETQKETMKKYFEQFGEILEAVVIADKATGRSKGYGFVTFREPDAAMRACVDASPVIDGRRANCNLASLGVQRSKPSTPKHGAAGRNFRVMSSFQTGFGGGVGTAFPSAASFPHYAIQQGIPYNVYGYSSYSPDYTYPASYYNMYGGATAQYPMYGTGHGGMMNGAAAAFYPYLQFGEGSTGGATSYSNTSGQSYGVQYPHHLFQYSSINSTTGGYPQHYGAPMSLAPTAALPSVCFAVPQA; this is encoded by the exons ATGACTCCCTCAAATTTGGCAGGTCAGTTTGGTGACACAACTTATACTAAGGTATTTGTTGGAGGGTTGGCATGGGAAACACAAAAGGAGACCATGAAGAAATATTTTGAGCAGTTTGGTGAGATCTTGGAGGCTGTTGTCATCGCTGATAAGGCCACTGGCAGATCCAAAGGCTATGGATTT GTAACTTTTCGGGAACCTGATGCAGCCATGAGGGCTTGTGTGGATGCTTCTCCGGTGATAGATGGGAGAAGAGCTAATTGTAATCTTGCATCTTTGGGTGTTCAGAGATCCAAACCCTCTACCCCAAAGCATG GAGCAGCAGGAAGGAACTTTAGGGTGATGAGCTCTTTTCAGACAGGGTTTGGAGGTGGCGTGGGAACAGCTTTTCCTTCAGCTGCGTCCTTCCCTCATTATGCCATCCAACAAGGGATACCGTATAATGTTTATGG GTACTCTTCATACTCGCCAGACTACACATACCCAGCG AGCTACTACAATATGTATGGAGGGGCAACTGCCCAGTACCCTATGTATGGAACTGGGCATGGTGGAATGATGAATGGTGCGGCTGCAGCCTTTTACCCCTATCTCCAATTTGGAGAAGGGAGTACTGGAGGAGCCACCAGCTACAGCAACACTTCTGGGCAGAGCTATGGTGTCCAGTACCCACACCACCTGTTTCAGTATTCATCCATTAATTCAACTACTGGAGGATATCCACAACATTATGGTGCACCTATGTCTCTTGCCCCAACTGCAGCCTTGCCATCAG TGTGTTTTGCTGTACCACAGGCGTGA
- the LOC133670203 gene encoding UDP-glucuronate 4-epimerase 2-like — translation MKGFTYIDDIVKGCLGSLDTAEKSTGSGGKKKGSAQLRVFNLGSTFPVPVTDLVSILERLLKVKAKRNVMKLPRNGDVPYTHANISYAQKEFGYKPTTDLQTGLKKFVRWYLSYYGDKKAVGRKLQLGFSHHLPYNILTYNSVS, via the coding sequence ATGAAGGGATTTACCTACATTGATGATATTGTGAAGGGTTGTTTGGGTTCATTGGATACAGCAGAGAAGAGTACCGGGAGTggagggaagaagaaagggtCGGCACAATTGAGGGTTTTCAATTTGGGGAGTACATTTCCTGTGCCAGTTACTGATCTTGTTAGTATTTTGGAAAGGCTTTTGAAGGTTAAGGCTAAAAGGAATGTTATGAAGTTGCCACGCAACGGGGATGTTCCATATACACACGCAAATATTAGTTATGCTCAGAAGGAATTTGGATATAAGCCTACCACGGATCTGCAGACAGGGTTGAAGAAATTCGTGCGGTGGTACCTTAGTTACTACGGAGACAAGAAGGCTGTTGGGCGAAAGCTTCAACTTGGTTTTTCTCATCACCTTCCTTACAACATACTAACTTACAATAGCGTCAGCTGA
- the LOC133670201 gene encoding uncharacterized protein LOC133670201 — protein MWAFISSVRILGCCHIYLATSSIFHKRSPPFAFAASIKNNTNNNMSSSFSHSNRGGRGLEMQNDREGSRGRGRGRRGSSKDKIDALGRLLTRILRHKASELNLNMRSDGFVKVEDLLKLNMKTFANVPLRSHTDDDVKEAVRKDNKQRFSLLEEGGELLIRANQGHSIKTVESESLLKAILSPEEITVCVHGTYKKNLDSILESGLKRMQRLHVHFSSGLPTDVEVISGMRRDVNVLIFLDVRKALEEGMKLYISDNRVILTEGFDGTIPVKYFERIESWPDRRPIPFRTT, from the exons ATGTGGGCTTTTATAAGCAGTGTTCGAATTCTAGGCTGCTGTCATATCTATCTTGCAACCTCCTCTATTTTTCATAAGCGGTCTCCTCCTTTTGCTTTTGCTGCttccataaaaaacaatacaaacaacaacatGAGCTCTTCCTTTTCTCATTCCAATAGAGG AGGAAGAGGTTTGGAGATGCAAAACGATAGAGAAGGGTCTAGAGGCCGAGGCCGCGGCAGAAGGGGATCTagtaaggataaaattgatgcACTTGGCAGATTACT GACACGGATCTTGCGTCATAAAGCTTCAGAGTTGAACTTGAATATGCGGAGTGATGGGTTTGTCAAAGTTGAGGATTTACTAAAGCTCAATATGAAAACATTTGCTAATGTTCCGTTAAGATCACATACTGATGATGATGTTAAAGAG GCTGTTAGAAAAGATAATAAGCAGCGATTTAGCCTCCTGGAAGAAGGTGGGGAGCTTCTGATACGTGCTAACCAAGGCCACTCGATAAAG ACAGTTGAATCTGAAAGTCTGTTAAAAGCAATTCTTTCGCCCGAGGAAATTACAG TGTGTGTACATGGGACCTATAAGAAGAATCTGGACTCAATTTTGGAATCCGGTTTAAAGAGAATGCAAAGATTGCATGTTCACTTCTCCAGTGGTTTGCCAACAGATGTTGAGGTGATTAGTG GTATGAGACGGGATgttaatgttttgatatttcTTGATGTCAGAAAAGCACTTGAAG AGGGGATGAAGCTTTACATTTCAGACAATAGGGTGATTTTGACAGAAGGTTTTGACGGCACCATACCTGTCAAGTATTTTGAAAGAATAGAATCCTGGCCTGATAGACGGCCTATACCCTTCCGGACGACCTAA
- the LOC133670200 gene encoding tRNA-specific adenosine deaminase TAD3 has product MKNNMMDMWKIIHIPDKPPIPPNQQPTVNVLASVIDPKHANTLIRRLNQIAPFENLCHVKRIRKKHLEGGKTQLSVILCLASEDNSLLNSLPQDVQELSNSYQLSPFVTKVCKYAATSKEEWEEQCKLWPTSYHPPTYNIDGITGFSEEDSLSVFSFMKVAIELAKSGDGLIVNAAVIVDPSVPQIITNGRDQIFSWHAPTNKTCIRNDCIEQSTTLISHQSNGAASLITEVLPNASPGEPESLSYVVSCLNPWKWSEQRSDTANSCYWHPLRHAAVVAIESSADRDRRLFPGLGDAEEKTFETSQSSYVGSPVKRQKTSVANVEKKEADPPDMPSNSVPERPYLCTGYDIYLVWEPCIMCAMALVHQRIRRIFYAFPNPITGALGSVHRLQGEKSLNHHYAVFRICVPEEVLDIAGDSKSC; this is encoded by the exons ATGAAAAACAACATGATGGACATGTGGAAAATCATCCACATCCCTGACAAACCACCGATCCCTCCTAACCAGCAACCCACTG TGAATGTGTTGGCATCAGTTATTGATCCAAAGCATGCTAATACCCTTATAAG GCGATTAAATCAGATAGCTCCTTTTGAAAATCTATGCCATGTCAAGCGGATTCGAAAGAAGCATCTTGAAGGAG GAAAAACTCAGCTTTCAGTAATTTTATGTCTTGCTTCTGAGGATAACAGTCTGTTGAACAGCTTGCCACAAGATGTACAAGAGTTGAGCAATTCCTACCAGTTGAGTCCTTTTGTTACAAAA GTTTGCAAATATGCCGCGACATCCAAAGAAGAGTGGGAAGAACAATGCAAGCTATGGCCAACCTCATACCATCCACCTACCTA CAATATTGATGGGATTACTGGATTCAGTGAAGAGGATTCATTGTCAGTTTTCAGCTTCATGAAAGTTGCTATTGAGTTGGCAAAATCTGGTGATGGTTTG ATTGTCAATGCTGCAGTTATAGTGGATCCTTCAGTTCCGCAGATCATTACAAATGGACGTGATCAAATCTTCTCGTGGCATGCTCCCACAAACAAGACTTGCATCAGAAATGACTGCATTGAACAGTCCACGACCCTTATTTCTCATCAGTCTAATGGAGCAGCAAGTCTTATAACAGAAGTGCTTCCAAATGCTTCGCCTGGTGAACCTGAAAGTTTGTCTTATGTGGTGTCTTGTTTAAACCCTTGGAAGTGGTCTGAACAGCGATCAGATACAGCTAATTCTTGTTATTGGCATCCTTTACGACATGCTGCTGTTGTTGCCATTGAATCTTCTGCTGACAGGGACAGACGCCTGTTCCCTGGTTTAGGAGATGCTGAAGAGAAAACCTTTGAAACTTCACAATCATCTTATGTTGGTTCCCCAGTGAAAAGACAAAAGACGAGTGTTGCAAAT GTCGAGAAGAAGGAAGCGGATCCTCCTGACATGCCTTCAAATTCTGTACCAGAGAGACCTTATCTGTGCACTGGTTATGACATCTATCTTGTGTGGGAGCCATGTATAAT GTGTGCAATGGCACTTGTTCATCAGAGAATTAGACGAATATTTTATGCTTTCCCCAATCCAATTACTGGTGCATTGGGAAGTGTTCACAGACTACAAGGAGAGAAAAGCTTAAACCATCATTATGCTGTATTCAGAATCTGTGTGCCTGAAGAAGTTCTTGATATAGCTGGAGACAGCAAGAGCTGCTGA
- the LOC133670202 gene encoding phytolongin Phyl1.1-like yields the protein MSSMHNTVHYCCVAKGNRTLYVYSGADIEIENVAALCLERPPSYHKWYFETIAKKTFGFFIEDGFVYFTIVDEGLGNPGVLQFLEHVRDEFKKVARKGSRGSFSGMNSINIQEQLVPVIHRLVTSLEHVSSNGWAGESSSSDNLGLSPSPVNANGQIEVVSSTKAPLLGKSNKQDKRKSKDHVITIRDIELEEHRKSTDRGAKLDSTALDSNNQAGVGSSISLQKDLGSMRIRTSSQSIRKKWWRQVRIVLAIDVAICLILFVIWLSICGGLRCTH from the coding sequence ATGAGTTCAATGCACAATACTGTCCATTACTGCTGCGTAGCAAAGGGTAATCGCACCTTGTATGTGTATAGTGGGGCAGACATTGAGATTGAGAATGTGGCAGCGCTGTGCTTGGAAAGGCCTCCCTCATATCACAAGTGGTATTTTGAGACGATTGCTAAAAAaacttttggattttttatagaagatggttttgtttattttacgATTGTTGACGAGGGTCTTGGAAACCCAGGTGTACTTCAATTTTTAGAGCATGTAAGAGATGAATTCAAGAAGGTAGCTAGAAAGGGTTCTAGAGGAAGTTTTTCCGGTATGAACTCGATCAATATACAAGAACAACTAGTGCCTGTTATTCATCGCTTGGTAACTTCATTAGAGCATGTCTCTAGCAATGGTTGGGCTGGTGAGAGTTCCTCATCTGATAACTTAGGCCTCTCTCCATCACCTGTTAATGCAAATGGACAAATTGAAGTTGTCAGTTCTACCAAAGCCCCTTTGTTAGGTAAATCAAACAAGCAAGACAAAAGGAAGTCAAAGGATCATGTTATTACAATAAGAGATATTGAGTTAGAAGAGCATAGAAAATCTACCGATAGAGGGGCTAAGCTCGATTCAACTGCATTGGATTCCAATAATCAAGCTGGAGTAGGTTCTTCAATATCCCTACAAAAGGATTTGGGTTCAATGAGGATTAGAACAAGCTCTCAAAGTATTCGAAAGAAGTGGTGGCGCCAAGTAAGGATTGTTCTAGCTATTGATGTGGCCATTTGTTTGATTCTATTTGTAATTTGGCTATCAATCTGTGGTGGTTTAAGGTGTACTCATTGA